One region of Vicinamibacterales bacterium genomic DNA includes:
- a CDS encoding type II toxin-antitoxin system VapC family toxin — protein sequence MAWVVDTCLVIDVLDDDPEFGAASAALLDRMCGDGLVVCPVTYIELAPAFLGDGARQREFLDQVGIDYSAAWAWPDTQAAHRAWALQVQLRRAGRAPRRPVADVLIGAFASTRHGLLTRNPGDFESVFPMLTVASPEIGG from the coding sequence ATGGCCTGGGTCGTCGACACGTGTCTCGTGATTGACGTCCTGGACGACGACCCTGAGTTTGGCGCGGCGTCGGCGGCGTTACTCGACAGGATGTGCGGTGATGGGCTGGTCGTGTGTCCCGTGACCTACATCGAGCTGGCGCCGGCATTTCTCGGCGACGGCGCGCGGCAGCGCGAATTCCTGGACCAGGTCGGCATCGACTACTCCGCCGCGTGGGCATGGCCCGACACCCAGGCAGCACATCGAGCCTGGGCTCTCCAAGTGCAGTTGCGTCGGGCCGGACGCGCCCCTCGGCGGCCAGTGGCCGACGTTCTCATCGGCGCGTTTGCGTCAACCCGCCACGGGCTCCTGACGCGCAACCCGGGCGATTTCGAGTCGGTCTTCCCGATGCTGACGGTCGCCTCGCCCGAAATCGGGGGGTGA